A region from the Vicia villosa cultivar HV-30 ecotype Madison, WI linkage group LG3, Vvil1.0, whole genome shotgun sequence genome encodes:
- the LOC131593189 gene encoding AP-3 complex subunit delta, whose product MAGSSSSSIMDNLFQRTLDDLIKSMRLHLLAESSFISKSIEDIRREIKSTDPQTKSTALQKLTYLSAIHGVDMSWAAFHVVEVMSSAHFSHKRIGYHAASISFHDQTPVILLITNQLRKDLSSTNHFHASLALHCLSNIATLDLARDLTPDLFNLLSSSRVFVRNRAIAVVLRVFDKYPDAVRVCFKRLVENLESTDPQVVTAVVGVFCELSCKDPRSYLPLAPEFYRILVDSKNNWVLIKVLKIFARLAPLEPRLGKRIVEPICEHIRRSGAKSLVFECVRTVITSLSDHESAVKLAVSKIRELLVDQDPNLRYLGLHALSVAAPKHLWAVLENKDAVVKSLDDEDSNIKIESLRLLMAMVSESNVVEISKVLLNYALKSDPDFCNEILGSILTTCGRNVYEIIVDFDWYVSLLGEMATIPHCQKGEEIEHQLTDIGMRVKDARLQLVRVARDLLIDPALLGNVYLHRILCASAWVAGEYVQLVSDPLELIDALVQPRVNLLPPSIRAVYINSVLKVLSFCLDCYINQDEGTASSNCGNFAGEHSEMFVVEKDTEAPELAATCEGSTYEQDENFNPRHSTAESCDDLSVENDTDRVVTHVSKRNFTHESVVSLLNRIESIFGSLTANQDVEVLERARNILAFVHLIKAEIIENSGQNVDEKYTQVSSVIKSIRDAFSIELGPVSISAQGRVAVPDGLVLKENLDDLKAICGDIEPPSSSSFYTGGPQFGTTSDGSSSNLLKNAESGPSNESTSLLEHRKRHGLYYLASDKSDTFPDDYPPANDPKSNSNEADELAKLTEQSLLLKKRTNQMKSRPLVVKLDDGDVAPIPYKRPEPRDNSLSGAIKDVLLGTETHPSSSLDKSSTKRKGKKKQGTDVPSEMKENLGDAEKLDPENPNSSSKNKERRRRGKEKIVEGGESDQRGKKKSSHRHGRHKTHQRANSPLNVVSQTPVIPDFLL is encoded by the coding sequence ATGGCgggttcttcatcttcttccatcaTGGACAATCTCTTCCAACGAACCCTCGACGATCTCATCAAATCCATGCGCCTCCATCTCCTCGCCGAATCATCCTTCATCTCCAAATCAATCGAAGACATCCGCCGCGAAATCAAATCCACCGATCCCCAAACCAAATCCACCGCCCTCCAAAAACTCACCTACCTCTCCGCCATCCACGGCGTCGACATGTCATGGGCCGCCTTCCATGTCGTCGAGGTAATGTCTTCTGCTCACTTCTCTCACAAACGAATCGGCTACCACGCCGCATCGATTTCGTTTCACGATCAAACTCCGGTTATCCTCCTCATCACTAACCAGCTTCGGAAAGACCTGTCTTCGACGAACCACTTTCACGCTTCACTCGCGCTTCATTGTTTATCGAATATCGCTACTCTCGACCTCGCGCGTGATCTCACGCCCGATCTTTTCAATTTGTTATCgtcttctagggtttttgtgaggaATAGAGCTATTGCTGTTGTCTTGAGGGTTTTTGATAAGTATCCTGATGCGGTTAGGGTTTGCTTTAAACGGTTGGTTGAGAATCTGGAAAGTACTGATCCTCAGGTTGTTACTGCTGTTGTTGGGGTTTTTTGTGAGCTTAGTTGTAAGGATCCGAGGTCGTATCTTCCGTTGGCGCCGGAGTTTTATAGGATTTTGGTTGATTCGAAGAATAATTGGGTTCTTATTAAggttttgaagatttttgctAGGTTGGCTCCTTTGGAACCTAGGTTAGGGAAGAGGATTGTTGAACCGATTTGTGAGCATATTAGGAGATCTGGAGCAAAATCGCTTGTTTTTGAGTGTGTGAGGACTGTGATCACTAGTTTGAGTGATCACGAGTCTGCTGTTAAGTTAGCAGTTTCGAAAATTAGGGAGTTGTTGGTTGATCAGGATCCTAATCTTAGGTATCTTGGTTTGCACGCGCTGTCGGTTGCTGCGCCGAAGCATTTGTGGGCTGTTTTGGAGAATAAGGATGCTGTGGTTAAGTCTTTGGATGATGAAGATTCGAATATTAAAATTGAGTCGTTGCGGTTGTTGATGGCTATGGTCTCTGAGAGCAATGTGGTGGAGATATCGAAAGTGTTGCTTAATTATGCATTGAAATCTGATCCAGATTTTTGCAATGAGATCTTGGGTTCTATTTTAACCACATGTGGTAGGAATGTTTATGAGattattgttgattttgattGGTATGTATCTCTTTTGGGGGAAATGGCGACGATTCCTCATTGCCAAAAGGGTGAAGAAATTGAGCATCAGCTTACTGATATTGGTATGAGAGTTAAGGATGCTAGGTTGCAGCTTGTTCGGGTTGCTCGCGATCTGTTGATTGATCCTGCACTGCTGGGTAATGTGTACTTGCATAGGATATTGTGTGCTTCTGCTTGGGTTGCTGGAGAGTATGTACAGCTTGTGAGCGATCCACTTGAACTCATCGATGCTCTTGTACAGCCCCGGGTCAATCTTTTGCCACCATCAATAAGAGCTGTTTATATCAATTCTGTTCTTAAAGTATTGAGTTTTTGTCTGGACTGTTACATTAATCAAGATGAAGGTACTGCTTCCTCAAATTGTGGCAATTTTGCTGGTGAACATTCGGAAATGTTTGTTGTAGAAAAAGACACCGAAGCTCCTGAATTAGCGGCTACATGTGAAGGTTCAACTTATGAACAGGATGAGAACTTTAACCCAAGGCATTCAACTGCTGAATCTTGTGACGATCTGTCTGTTGAAAACGACACAGATAGAGTTGTTACGCATGTTTCGAAGAGAAATTTCACACATGAATCTGTTGTAAGCCTATTAAATCGAATTGAATCAATTTTTGGTTCGCTAACAGCAAATCAGGATGTTGAAGTACTAGAGAGAGCACGAAACATACTTGCCTTTGTACACTTAATTAAAGCAGAAATAATTGAGAACTCTGGTCAGAATGTGGATGAGAAATATACTCAGGTTTCATCTGTTATCAAATCGATCCGCGATGCCTTTTCCATTGAACTTGGTCCTGTCTCAATAAGTGCACAGGGAAGAGTTGCTGTACCAGATGGATTAGTTCTTAAAGAGAATCTGGACGACTTAAAGGCAATATGTGGTGATATTGAGCCACCTTCGTCAAGTTCATTTTACACAGGAGGTCCTCAATTTGGCACTACTTCAGATGGGTCTTCGTCTAATCTTCTGAAAAATGCCGAGTCAGGGCCATCAAATGAATCTACATCCTTGCTTGAACACCGGAAACGGCATGGATTGTATTACCTTGCTTCAGATAAAAGCGATACTTTTCCAGATGATTATCCTCCAGCTAATGACCCCAAGTCAAACAGTAATGAAGCTGACGAGCTAGCCAAGTTgacagagcagtcacttcttttGAAGAAAAGGACAAATCAAATGAAGTCCAGGCCTTTAGTTGTGAAATTGGATGATGGGGATGTAGCACCAATTCCATACAAAAGGCCAGAGCCAAGGGACAATTCCCTTTCTGGTGCCATAAAAGATGTTCTTCTAGGAACTGAAACCCACCCGAGTTCGTCTCTTGATAAGTCATCAACTAAGCGAAAAGGGAAGAAGAAACAAGGCACAGATGTTCCATCTGAAATGAAAGAAAATCTAGGTGATGCAGAAAAGCTTGATCCTGAAAATCCCAATTCGAGTAGCAAAAATAAAGAGAGAAGACGGAGAGGTAAAGAGAAGATTGTTGAAGGGGGAGAATCTGATCAGAGGGGAAAGAAAAAAAGTAGCCACCGTCATGGCAGACATAAAACTCATCAAAGAGCCAATTCACCCTTAAATGTGGTTTCCCAAACACCAGTAATTCCAGATTTTCTTTTGTAG